In Hamadaea flava, a genomic segment contains:
- a CDS encoding class F sortase → MRRLLPLLALLFALAGVGTLATAFVVMPGRPPLPSPAQIPGGYTVDGSGRLLSRSSPVAVRVPVIGVDARIVETGVAANGSIEVPPLDTPDLAGWYRYGPSPGEAGSAVLVGHVDSRASGPAVFFRLGELRKGDDIFVDRGDGTTAVFTVDGVRLVAKDEFPAPEVHRVASTALLRLITCGGRFDAATRSYLDNVIVYATLTDSGPTGSRLTGSGLTERDPTGSRQMSSRLTSSRLTGSLLTGSRLTGSRLTGSSLTGSRLTGSSLTGSRHMSSRLTGGRLTGSR, encoded by the coding sequence ATGAGACGGCTCCTCCCGCTGCTCGCCTTGCTGTTCGCGCTCGCCGGCGTCGGCACGCTGGCCACCGCCTTCGTCGTCATGCCCGGCCGGCCGCCGCTGCCGAGCCCGGCGCAGATCCCGGGCGGCTACACCGTCGACGGGTCGGGCCGGTTGCTGAGCCGGTCCTCGCCGGTGGCGGTGCGCGTACCGGTGATCGGGGTGGACGCGCGGATCGTCGAGACGGGTGTCGCGGCCAACGGCTCGATCGAAGTGCCGCCGCTGGACACGCCCGACCTCGCGGGCTGGTACCGCTACGGGCCGAGCCCGGGGGAGGCAGGTAGCGCGGTGCTCGTCGGCCACGTCGACTCCCGCGCGTCCGGCCCGGCCGTCTTCTTCCGGCTCGGCGAACTACGCAAAGGGGATGACATCTTCGTAGACCGGGGAGACGGGACGACTGCCGTGTTCACGGTGGACGGCGTACGCCTCGTCGCCAAGGACGAGTTCCCGGCGCCGGAGGTGCATCGGGTGGCGTCGACGGCGCTGTTGCGGCTGATCACGTGCGGCGGCCGATTCGACGCCGCGACACGGTCCTACTTGGACAATGTGATCGTGTACGCGACGCTTACCGACAGTGGCCCCACGGGCAGCCGGCTCACCGGGAGCGGTCTCACCGAGCGCGATCCCACCGGGAGTCGTCAAATGAGCAGTCGGCTCACCAGTAGCCGTCTCACCGGTAGTCTGCTCACCGGCAGTCGCCTCACCGGCAGTCGGCTCACCGGCAGTAGTCTCACCGGCAGTCGGCTCACCGGCAGTAGTCTCACCGGGAGTCGTCATATGAGCAGTCGGCTCACCGGCGGTCGGCTCACAGGCAGTCGTTGA
- a CDS encoding alpha/beta fold hydrolase, with product MTTFVLVPGMWLGASAWRDVVSRLTALGHSAYPLDLSLEPGTDLDAHVAEVIAVLEKNDLRDVVLVGHSYGGMVVSTAAGQAADRIGRVVYVDSGPLPDGVSQFDTTAPEEQEQTRAAVVDGLVPVPAGVPEAVRAEGRPHPFASVTQGVHYTPEYATLPQTLVTCSFPADQVRGMIAAGHPFFARLQGADVVELMGDHWPMYSRPTDLADLLANL from the coding sequence CGTACTGGTCCCCGGCATGTGGCTCGGCGCTTCGGCCTGGCGGGACGTGGTGAGCCGGCTGACCGCGCTCGGGCATTCGGCGTACCCGTTGGATCTGAGCCTGGAGCCGGGCACGGATCTGGACGCGCACGTTGCCGAGGTGATCGCGGTCCTGGAGAAGAACGATCTGCGGGACGTGGTGCTGGTCGGCCACAGCTACGGCGGCATGGTGGTGTCGACGGCGGCCGGGCAGGCCGCGGACCGGATCGGCCGCGTGGTCTATGTGGACAGTGGGCCGCTGCCGGACGGAGTGTCGCAGTTCGACACCACCGCGCCGGAGGAGCAGGAGCAGACCCGGGCCGCGGTGGTCGACGGCCTGGTGCCGGTGCCCGCCGGAGTGCCGGAGGCGGTGCGCGCCGAAGGTCGGCCGCACCCGTTCGCCTCGGTGACACAAGGCGTCCACTACACGCCGGAGTACGCGACGCTCCCGCAGACCTTGGTCACCTGCTCCTTCCCGGCCGATCAGGTACGCGGGATGATCGCGGCGGGCCATCCGTTTTTCGCCCGGCTTCAGGGGGCCGATGTGGTCGAGCTGATGGGGGACCACTGGCCGATGTACAGCCGCCCGACGGATTTGGCGGATCTGCTCGCGAACCTCTGA
- a CDS encoding phosphotransferase — translation MPRTVTLALLDADGALLGALPPVEVEVPWWQETASVIAAVQERFGIDVSVLRLLHAPEHFPGGEVTYLAQTTDPTTSLPATRAVDVDLSDHPLRPDYAKPGGPDRSLDWAAERLHELEFGPIGAATQMRTWNLSAIWRLEAAAGTVWLKQVPAFFAHEPVVLRWLAAEGFGLSVPIQLATDGSRMLLAELPGVDLYAAGLGVRASIAATHHHIQIEAAAEVTRLIGLGVPDLRGPRLTEVVTRVTDWYAESDPALEALVAGLPERWAAIDECGLPDTLVHGDLHPGNARGDEVHQAILDWGDSFVGHPGFDILRMTERVTEPDAAALVEAWATRWQHAVPGCDPVKAIDLLRPVAALRNAATYARFLANIEPSEHPYHAGDVPFWLRQAALAA, via the coding sequence GTGCCCCGTACAGTGACGCTGGCCCTCCTGGACGCCGACGGCGCCCTGCTGGGCGCTCTGCCGCCGGTCGAGGTCGAGGTGCCGTGGTGGCAGGAGACCGCGAGCGTGATCGCGGCTGTCCAGGAGCGCTTCGGCATCGACGTCTCGGTCCTCCGGCTGCTGCACGCCCCGGAGCACTTCCCGGGCGGCGAGGTCACCTATCTGGCCCAGACGACCGACCCGACGACCAGCCTGCCCGCCACCAGGGCTGTCGACGTCGATCTGAGCGATCACCCGTTGCGGCCGGACTACGCCAAGCCCGGCGGGCCGGACCGGAGCCTCGACTGGGCCGCCGAGCGGCTGCACGAGCTGGAGTTCGGGCCGATCGGCGCGGCGACCCAGATGCGTACCTGGAATCTGAGCGCGATCTGGCGGCTGGAGGCGGCCGCCGGGACGGTTTGGCTCAAGCAGGTCCCGGCGTTCTTCGCGCACGAGCCCGTGGTGCTGCGTTGGCTGGCCGCCGAGGGCTTCGGGCTGTCCGTGCCCATCCAGCTCGCCACCGACGGCAGTCGGATGCTGCTCGCCGAGCTGCCCGGGGTGGATCTCTACGCGGCCGGGCTCGGCGTCCGCGCGTCGATCGCCGCGACCCACCACCACATCCAGATCGAGGCGGCGGCGGAGGTCACGCGGCTCATCGGCCTCGGGGTCCCCGATCTCCGTGGCCCGCGCCTGACCGAGGTCGTCACCCGGGTCACCGACTGGTACGCCGAAAGCGATCCGGCGCTCGAAGCGCTCGTCGCGGGTCTGCCCGAGCGGTGGGCCGCGATCGACGAGTGCGGGCTGCCGGACACCCTCGTCCACGGGGATCTGCACCCCGGCAACGCTCGCGGCGACGAGGTCCACCAGGCGATCCTGGACTGGGGTGACTCGTTCGTCGGCCATCCGGGCTTCGACATCCTGCGGATGACCGAGCGGGTGACCGAGCCCGACGCGGCCGCGCTGGTCGAGGCGTGGGCGACGCGCTGGCAGCACGCCGTGCCCGGCTGCGACCCGGTGAAGGCGATCGACCTGCTGCGCCCGGTGGCCGCGCTGCGCAACGCCGCCACGTACGCCAGGTTCCTGGCCAACATCGAGCCGTCCGAGCACCCGTACCACGCGGGGGACGTGCCGTTCTGGCTGCGGCAGGCGGCTCTCGCGGCTTGA
- a CDS encoding alkaline phosphatase PhoX, with protein MTSSVSRRGVLRASAAGGLGIALAGSIPAIAGPAAAHAPAAGYGPLVPDPAGLLALPAGFAYTVVAYAGQTRLETGQFTPSDADGTAFFRGHRGAGALVNNHEIGGSEPFRVPALAGLAYDPGAGGGTTTVDVDHDGDRIGEYVSLAGTHNNCAGGRTPWNTWLTCEETEQRKGGIFLQDHGYVFEVDPFDRAANYDPVPLKFLGRYSHEAVAVNPRNNEIYLTEDASGPLGLYFRWTPPRGFQGRKGALRELALSEGGATAGRLQAMRARHGKTHITDLSAATRPGTRYQVDWVDVPDRDARTTSVRRQFADDEVTRSRKLEGAWWGDGGAYFVASYARAADGSVNEHDGQVWFYDPENETITLKTIFGVNPDPSAEGNFDGPDNITVSPYGGVILAEDGEGLSHLVGVDEHGAAFALARNELNDSEFTGPTFSPDGRILFANIQSPGIVFAITGPWGRVR; from the coding sequence GTGACTTCCTCCGTATCCCGCCGCGGCGTACTGCGGGCCTCCGCCGCCGGCGGCCTCGGGATCGCCCTGGCCGGCAGCATCCCCGCCATCGCTGGTCCGGCCGCGGCGCACGCACCCGCCGCGGGCTATGGACCTCTCGTGCCCGACCCGGCCGGCCTGCTGGCATTGCCCGCCGGATTCGCTTACACCGTCGTCGCGTACGCCGGCCAGACGCGGCTGGAGACCGGCCAGTTCACCCCGAGCGACGCCGATGGGACGGCGTTCTTCCGGGGTCATCGGGGTGCGGGCGCGCTGGTCAACAACCACGAGATCGGCGGCAGCGAACCGTTCCGCGTACCGGCGCTGGCCGGGCTCGCCTACGACCCCGGCGCGGGCGGCGGGACGACCACCGTCGACGTCGACCACGACGGCGACCGGATCGGCGAATACGTCTCCCTCGCCGGGACGCACAACAACTGCGCCGGCGGGCGTACGCCCTGGAACACCTGGCTGACATGCGAGGAGACCGAGCAGCGCAAGGGCGGGATCTTCCTGCAGGATCACGGTTACGTCTTCGAGGTCGACCCGTTCGACCGTGCGGCGAACTACGATCCGGTGCCGCTGAAGTTCCTCGGCCGCTACTCGCACGAGGCGGTCGCGGTGAACCCGCGCAACAATGAGATCTACCTGACCGAGGACGCCTCCGGCCCGCTCGGGCTCTACTTCCGCTGGACGCCGCCGCGCGGATTCCAGGGCCGCAAGGGCGCGCTGCGCGAGCTGGCCCTCAGCGAGGGCGGTGCGACCGCGGGTCGGCTCCAGGCGATGCGGGCCCGCCACGGCAAGACGCACATCACCGATCTCTCCGCCGCGACCAGACCCGGTACGCGATACCAGGTGGACTGGGTGGACGTGCCGGATCGCGACGCCCGCACGACCTCGGTACGCCGGCAGTTCGCCGACGACGAGGTGACCCGCAGCCGCAAGCTGGAAGGCGCGTGGTGGGGCGACGGCGGCGCGTACTTCGTCGCGAGCTACGCCCGGGCCGCCGACGGCAGCGTCAACGAGCACGACGGCCAGGTCTGGTTCTACGACCCCGAGAACGAGACGATCACGCTGAAGACGATCTTCGGCGTGAACCCCGATCCCAGTGCCGAGGGGAACTTCGACGGGCCGGACAACATCACGGTCTCCCCCTACGGCGGGGTCATCCTCGCCGAGGACGGCGAAGGGCTGTCGCACCTGGTCGGGGTGGACGAGCACGGCGCCGCCTTCGCGCTAGCCCGCAACGAGCTGAACGACAGCGAGTTCACCGGGCCGACGTTCAGCCCGGACGGCCGGATCCTGTTCGCCAACATCCAGTCGCCCGGGATCGTCTTCGCCATCACCGGCCCGTGGGGGCGCGTCCGCTAA
- a CDS encoding NADP-dependent oxidoreductase — protein sequence MRAVVFDQFGPPDVLRLAELPDPSAGPGQLRVRVQAAGVQPFDVGVRTGTMPWVQAAFPQQIGQEYAGIVDQVGEGVTGWAEGDEVLGSTMLNAVAEYVVVPAENAVRKPAELDFPSAAALVAASQTASGALLELKVAAGETLLVHAAAGSVGTIAVQLARLAGATVVGTAGPANHDYLRTLGALPVAYGDGLVERVRAVAPQGVDVALDAAGRGAIAASVELVADRDRIGTIVDDAAAAEYGTRVVRAGRSPQRLAEVVALAAAGKIVLPVRAYSVDDVVAAHEAVESGHGRGKVVVTL from the coding sequence ATGAGAGCAGTCGTCTTCGACCAGTTCGGCCCGCCTGATGTGCTTCGTCTCGCGGAGTTGCCCGATCCGTCGGCCGGACCCGGCCAGCTACGCGTACGCGTGCAGGCCGCCGGGGTGCAGCCGTTCGACGTCGGCGTGCGTACCGGGACGATGCCCTGGGTGCAGGCCGCCTTCCCGCAGCAGATCGGCCAGGAGTACGCCGGCATCGTCGACCAGGTTGGCGAAGGGGTCACCGGCTGGGCCGAGGGAGACGAAGTCCTCGGGTCGACCATGCTCAACGCCGTCGCCGAGTACGTCGTCGTCCCGGCGGAGAACGCCGTCCGCAAGCCCGCCGAGCTGGACTTCCCCAGCGCCGCCGCACTGGTCGCCGCGTCGCAGACCGCCTCCGGGGCGCTGCTGGAACTCAAGGTCGCCGCGGGCGAGACCCTGCTCGTGCACGCCGCCGCCGGATCGGTCGGCACCATCGCCGTCCAGCTAGCCCGGCTGGCCGGGGCGACCGTGGTCGGCACCGCCGGCCCGGCCAACCACGACTATCTGCGTACGCTCGGCGCACTGCCCGTCGCGTACGGGGACGGGTTGGTGGAGCGAGTCCGGGCGGTCGCGCCGCAGGGCGTCGACGTGGCGCTCGACGCCGCCGGGCGAGGGGCGATCGCCGCCTCCGTCGAACTCGTCGCCGACCGGGACCGGATCGGCACCATCGTGGACGACGCGGCCGCGGCCGAATACGGCACCCGGGTCGTCCGGGCCGGTCGCTCCCCACAACGGCTGGCCGAGGTGGTCGCCCTCGCCGCTGCGGGCAAGATCGTGCTGCCCGTCCGCGCGTACTCAGTGGACGATGTGGTCGCCGCCCACGAAGCGGTGGAGTCCGGCCACGGCCGAGGCAAGGTCGTGGTCACCCTCTAG
- the trpS gene encoding tryptophan--tRNA ligase has translation MRANVMLTGDRPTGKLHLGHYVGSIANRVRLQHAYNSFFIIADLHMLTTKNSRADIERSAGNARDMVLDMLAAGIEPESATFYLQSAIPEVGDLNTLFQNLVTVPRLERVPSLKDMARDSGKDEMPYGLLGYPVLQAADILCVKATAVPVGKDNAAHVEVTREIARRFNHLYGDTFPVPELIHADVPTLVGTDGQAKMSKSIGNTILLSDDAAAVRRRVMGMYTDPDRVRADVPGKVEGNPVFIYHDAFNDDKAQVEELKERYRTGRVGDVEVKEKLAAALNRFLDPMRERRAKYAAEPGLVDQLIVEGTERTREVVRQTVFDARKAMGLTSTFQAIRRKAQATTKSR, from the coding sequence ATGCGAGCGAACGTCATGCTCACCGGCGACCGCCCCACCGGCAAACTCCACCTCGGGCACTACGTCGGTTCCATCGCCAACCGAGTCCGCCTGCAGCACGCGTACAACAGCTTCTTCATCATCGCGGACCTGCACATGCTGACCACGAAGAACAGTCGCGCGGACATCGAGCGGTCGGCCGGCAACGCGCGGGACATGGTGCTGGACATGCTCGCGGCGGGGATCGAGCCGGAGAGCGCGACCTTCTACCTGCAGTCGGCCATTCCTGAGGTCGGTGACCTGAACACGCTGTTCCAGAACCTCGTGACGGTGCCCCGGTTGGAGCGCGTGCCGTCGCTGAAGGACATGGCGCGCGACTCCGGCAAGGACGAGATGCCCTACGGCCTGCTCGGCTACCCGGTCCTCCAGGCGGCCGACATCCTGTGCGTCAAGGCGACCGCCGTCCCGGTGGGCAAGGACAACGCGGCGCACGTCGAGGTCACCCGGGAGATCGCCCGGCGGTTCAACCACCTCTACGGCGACACGTTCCCCGTGCCGGAGTTGATCCACGCCGACGTCCCGACCCTGGTGGGCACGGACGGGCAGGCGAAGATGAGCAAGAGCATCGGCAACACGATCCTGCTCTCCGACGACGCCGCAGCGGTACGCCGCCGCGTCATGGGCATGTACACCGACCCGGATCGGGTGCGCGCCGACGTCCCGGGCAAGGTCGAGGGCAACCCGGTGTTCATCTACCACGACGCCTTCAACGACGACAAGGCGCAGGTCGAGGAGCTGAAGGAGCGTTACCGCACCGGCCGGGTGGGCGACGTGGAGGTGAAGGAGAAGCTGGCCGCCGCGCTCAACCGGTTCCTGGACCCGATGCGCGAACGCCGCGCCAAGTACGCCGCCGAACCCGGCCTGGTCGACCAGTTGATCGTCGAGGGCACCGAGCGTACGCGGGAAGTGGTGCGGCAGACCGTCTTCGACGCGCGTAAGGCGATGGGGCTGACCTCGACGTTCCAGGCGATCCGCCGCAAGGCGCAGGCGACCACGAAGTCACGGTGA
- a CDS encoding LacI family DNA-binding transcriptional regulator has product MKVKPTLQTIADELGVSRSTVSNAYSRPDQLSPHLRDKILATARRLGYTGPHPGARSLRTGTVGAIGVLFTDDLRFAFTDPFAVQFLAGLAAAAQRHDTGLLLLPLSASNEETAASMVQSAVVDGFCSYCIPDWHAAWAAAEARGLPIVTGEHRNEGRLFVGIDEAAATRAAGEHLVRLGHRRIAVVSDWLIPERENHPVSLTDPDAVPYYVSRERLRGYAEALGQAGVPFGEIITINAAGNARADGAAAAAYTLDREERPTAIVALTDLLALGVLDALTQRGLAPGRDISVIGFDDIPEAATAGLTTVRQPAADRGRIAGELLLDPESAPPTGQVVLPTELIVRASTGPVSSRRS; this is encoded by the coding sequence GTGAAGGTGAAGCCGACGTTGCAGACGATCGCCGACGAGCTGGGGGTCTCCCGCAGCACGGTGTCGAACGCGTACAGCCGCCCGGATCAGCTGTCCCCGCATCTGCGCGACAAGATCCTGGCGACCGCCCGTCGCCTCGGGTACACCGGCCCGCACCCGGGCGCACGCTCGTTGCGTACCGGGACGGTGGGCGCGATCGGCGTGCTGTTCACCGACGACCTGCGGTTCGCCTTCACCGACCCGTTCGCCGTGCAGTTCCTGGCCGGATTGGCCGCTGCGGCCCAACGCCATGACACCGGGCTGCTGCTGCTCCCGTTGTCGGCGAGCAATGAGGAGACCGCGGCGTCGATGGTGCAGAGCGCGGTCGTGGACGGCTTCTGCTCCTACTGCATCCCCGACTGGCATGCCGCCTGGGCGGCGGCGGAGGCGCGGGGCCTGCCCATCGTCACCGGCGAGCACCGGAACGAGGGCCGGCTGTTCGTCGGCATCGACGAGGCCGCCGCGACCCGGGCGGCCGGCGAGCACCTGGTCCGCCTCGGCCACCGCCGGATCGCCGTGGTCAGCGACTGGTTGATCCCCGAACGGGAGAATCATCCGGTTTCCTTGACCGATCCAGATGCGGTGCCCTACTACGTCAGCCGCGAACGCCTGCGCGGCTACGCCGAAGCGCTCGGCCAGGCCGGGGTCCCGTTCGGCGAGATCATCACGATCAACGCGGCCGGAAACGCCCGTGCGGACGGGGCTGCTGCGGCTGCGTACACGTTGGATCGCGAAGAGCGGCCGACGGCGATCGTGGCGCTGACCGACCTGCTGGCGCTCGGGGTGCTCGACGCCCTGACCCAGCGCGGGCTGGCGCCGGGCCGGGACATCTCGGTGATCGGGTTCGACGACATCCCCGAGGCCGCCACCGCCGGGCTGACGACCGTACGCCAGCCCGCCGCGGACCGCGGCCGGATCGCGGGGGAGCTGTTGCTCGACCCCGAGTCCGCGCCGCCCACCGGGCAGGTCGTGCTGCCCACCGAACTGATCGTCCGGGCCTCGACCGGCCCGGTCTCTTCCAGGAGGTCATGA
- a CDS encoding SCO6745 family protein, whose product MHLARRMWTLFEPLHAVTYFAPEAREHFEAAGLRGFWRGYFAGRAAVLGPVGPAPVVAAFFGFAPATVARALPDVWSRATPAAALQARQAGAVAALKGLLAGVGTERIAEAAELLSQTALAADTAGRVLGAANLALPMPDDPYARLWQAATVLREHRGDGHVAALVTAGLDGCEALAWRSGLDLSRETLQPARGWTDEEWASAIGRLHQRGWLTSAGTATTTAVEAYRRIEAITDDAAMRPWRALGSTGRLVELLTPLARAAARSIPAINPIGLPRV is encoded by the coding sequence ATGCATCTCGCGCGTCGCATGTGGACACTGTTCGAACCGCTCCACGCGGTGACCTACTTCGCGCCCGAGGCGCGCGAGCACTTCGAGGCGGCCGGCCTGCGCGGATTCTGGCGGGGCTACTTCGCCGGGCGGGCCGCCGTGCTCGGCCCGGTCGGCCCCGCCCCCGTGGTGGCGGCGTTCTTCGGGTTCGCCCCGGCGACGGTGGCCCGCGCTCTGCCCGACGTTTGGAGCCGGGCCACTCCGGCCGCCGCCCTGCAGGCACGGCAGGCCGGCGCGGTCGCGGCACTGAAGGGTCTGCTGGCCGGTGTCGGCACCGAGCGCATCGCCGAGGCGGCCGAGCTGCTCAGCCAGACCGCGCTCGCAGCCGACACTGCTGGACGCGTTCTCGGCGCGGCCAACCTCGCCCTGCCGATGCCGGACGACCCGTACGCCCGGCTCTGGCAGGCCGCGACGGTGCTGCGCGAGCACCGGGGCGACGGGCACGTGGCCGCCCTGGTGACGGCCGGTCTCGACGGCTGCGAGGCGCTCGCCTGGCGTTCCGGGCTCGACCTGTCCCGCGAGACGCTGCAACCAGCCCGAGGCTGGACCGACGAGGAATGGGCGTCCGCCATCGGCCGCCTGCATCAGCGGGGCTGGCTGACGTCGGCGGGGACCGCTACGACCACTGCGGTTGAGGCGTACCGGCGGATCGAGGCGATCACCGACGACGCTGCGATGCGGCCCTGGCGCGCGCTCGGCTCGACCGGCCGGCTCGTCGAACTGCTCACCCCGCTCGCCCGGGCGGCGGCGCGGTCGATTCCGGCGATCAACCCGATCGGCCTGCCGCGAGTGTGA
- a CDS encoding HAD-IC family P-type ATPase: MGGVGGQGEQGGLTGLTGREVAERAADGRVNRVAGRGSRTVGQIVRANVLTRFNALIGALCALVLVFGSPIDALFGLIIVVNSAVGVIQELRAKRTLDQLALVGRAPVRVRRDGKEAEVPPEQVVLDDVVLLATGEKAPVDGEVVESDHLEIDESLLTGESDPVDKATGDRVLSGSFAVAGAGAFRATKVGDDAYAAKIAADAGRFSLAQSELYQGINRFLRLLTWVIIPVGALLVIAQFTRGSSVSEAVIGSVAGVVPMIPEGLVLMTSVAFAVGVIRLGRRRCLVQELPAVEVLARVDTLCLDKTGTLTEPGMRLRTIEPIDGQDEGRLRTVLSALVQSDDRPNATLQAVGDAVGQAPSWRVREKQVFSSARKYSGADFDGQGAWLLGAPEVLLPAGSSTAKRAGELAAQGLRVLVLTTAPSLSSSDGRTPAALIVLEQKLRAAAPATLKYFAEQDVTVKVISGDNAAAVGAIAGQVGVPGSGDPCDARTLPTGGDDLVAAVEQHAVFGRVTPQQKREFVEALRGRGHVVAMTGDGVNDALALKEADLGIGMGSGSGATRAVAKVVLLDDDFSVLPSVLGEGRRVLANIERVANLFLTKTAYSILLALAVGVAQLPFPFLPRHVTLVASLTIGIPGFFLALAPSSERARPGFVPRVLRFAIPAGIACATATFVAYALARAVGGTSLEADRSTATLTLFLVAWWVLLLVARPLNGWKIGLLAASAGAFALVALVPPVAEIAALTVGDLSNDGIGVLCAVAASAALTWVVAKLRR, encoded by the coding sequence ATGGGGGGTGTGGGTGGGCAGGGTGAGCAGGGTGGGCTGACAGGGCTGACGGGGCGGGAGGTGGCCGAGCGGGCCGCTGACGGCCGGGTGAACCGGGTCGCGGGACGCGGCAGCCGCACGGTCGGGCAGATCGTCCGGGCGAACGTCCTGACCCGGTTCAACGCGTTGATCGGTGCGTTGTGCGCGTTGGTGCTGGTGTTCGGGTCGCCGATCGACGCGCTGTTCGGCCTCATCATCGTGGTCAACAGCGCGGTCGGCGTGATCCAGGAGCTACGGGCCAAGCGCACCCTCGACCAGCTGGCCCTCGTCGGCCGGGCGCCGGTGCGCGTGCGCCGGGACGGCAAGGAGGCCGAGGTCCCGCCGGAGCAGGTCGTGCTGGACGACGTCGTGCTCCTGGCGACGGGGGAGAAGGCCCCGGTCGACGGCGAGGTGGTCGAGAGCGACCATCTGGAGATCGACGAATCGCTGCTCACCGGCGAGTCGGACCCCGTGGACAAGGCGACCGGCGATCGCGTCCTGTCCGGCAGCTTCGCGGTCGCCGGGGCCGGCGCGTTCCGGGCGACGAAGGTCGGCGACGACGCGTACGCCGCGAAGATCGCGGCCGATGCGGGCCGGTTCAGCCTGGCTCAGTCGGAGCTGTATCAGGGCATCAACCGGTTCCTGCGCCTGCTGACCTGGGTGATCATCCCGGTGGGCGCGCTGCTGGTGATCGCGCAGTTCACCCGGGGGTCGAGCGTCTCCGAGGCCGTCATCGGCTCGGTCGCCGGGGTCGTGCCGATGATTCCCGAGGGCCTCGTGCTGATGACCAGCGTCGCGTTCGCGGTCGGCGTGATCCGGCTGGGCCGCCGCCGCTGCCTGGTCCAGGAACTGCCCGCCGTCGAGGTGCTCGCGCGCGTCGACACCCTCTGCCTCGACAAGACCGGCACGCTCACCGAGCCCGGCATGCGCCTGCGCACCATCGAGCCGATCGACGGCCAGGACGAGGGCCGGCTGCGTACCGTCCTGTCCGCGCTGGTCCAGTCCGACGATCGGCCCAACGCCACACTGCAGGCCGTCGGCGACGCGGTGGGTCAAGCTCCGTCCTGGCGGGTACGCGAAAAGCAGGTCTTCTCGTCGGCGCGAAAATATTCGGGGGCGGACTTCGACGGTCAGGGCGCCTGGTTGCTCGGTGCGCCGGAGGTGCTGCTCCCGGCCGGTTCCTCGACTGCGAAGCGAGCGGGCGAGCTGGCCGCGCAAGGGTTGCGGGTGCTCGTGCTGACCACCGCGCCGTCGCTGTCCTCTTCGGACGGGCGTACGCCGGCGGCGCTGATCGTGCTGGAGCAGAAACTGCGGGCGGCCGCCCCGGCGACCCTGAAGTACTTCGCCGAGCAGGACGTCACCGTGAAGGTCATCTCCGGGGACAATGCGGCGGCGGTCGGGGCCATCGCCGGGCAGGTGGGCGTACCGGGGTCGGGGGATCCGTGCGACGCCCGGACGCTGCCGACCGGCGGGGACGACCTCGTGGCCGCCGTCGAGCAGCACGCGGTCTTCGGCCGGGTCACGCCGCAGCAGAAGCGGGAGTTCGTCGAAGCGCTGCGGGGCCGGGGTCACGTGGTCGCGATGACCGGTGACGGGGTCAACGACGCGCTCGCGCTGAAGGAGGCCGACCTCGGCATCGGGATGGGCTCCGGCAGCGGCGCCACCCGGGCGGTCGCCAAGGTGGTGCTGCTCGACGACGACTTCTCGGTGCTGCCGTCGGTCCTCGGGGAGGGCCGTCGGGTGCTGGCCAACATCGAGCGCGTCGCCAACCTGTTCCTCACCAAGACGGCGTACTCGATCCTGCTGGCGCTGGCGGTCGGGGTGGCTCAGCTGCCCTTTCCGTTCCTGCCCCGGCACGTCACCCTCGTGGCGTCGCTGACCATCGGCATCCCCGGCTTCTTCCTGGCCCTGGCGCCGTCGAGCGAACGCGCCCGGCCCGGCTTCGTGCCGCGCGTACTGCGGTTCGCCATTCCGGCCGGGATCGCCTGCGCGACGGCCACCTTCGTGGCGTACGCCCTCGCCCGGGCAGTCGGCGGGACGTCGCTGGAGGCCGACCGGTCGACGGCGACGCTGACGCTGTTCCTGGTCGCCTGGTGGGTGCTGCTGCTCGTCGCCCGCCCCTTGAACGGCTGGAAGATCGGGCTGCTCGCCGCCTCGGCCGGGGCGTTCGCGCTGGTGGCCCTGGTGCCACCGGTCGCCGAGATCGCCGCCTTGACCGTCGGCGATCTGAGCAACGACGGGATCGGTGTGCTCTGCGCCGTGGCGGCCTCGGCCGCATTGACCTGGGTGGTTGCCAAGCTCCGGCGGTGA